GATAATCAGTTGAGCTTGCTCATTTACTTCAGTGACATTGATGAGTAACTGGGGTGAGTGACTATTTTCCATGGCATCTAAAGCGTTACGAATTAAGTTAACTAATACTTGCTGTAAAAGAGAAGCATCGGCATTAATGGTAACGTTATCTAGAGATAGCTTAGGTTGTAGTTTCAATCTATTAAAATCTGGTTTCATTAGATTCAGCGTATCGCTAATGAGCTCTGCTAAAGAGCATTGCTGGTATACGCTAGGCTGATGACAAAATTGCCTAAATTTTTTGATTGTGCTTTGCGCCCTGTCAACCTGTTCAATGGTTTTGTTCAATGCTGTGTGAAGCTCAGTTTGTTGCTCATCAAGCCGGTAAATACACCCTTGAGTTAAGTAGCGAATCCCTGCCAATGGTTGATTAAGTTCGTGAGCAATCCCAGAAGCCATTTCACCTGTCAGTAATACCCTTTGAGCTCTATAAAATTGTTGTTGTTGCTCAAATAATGCTTTTTGTGTGGCTTTGTGCTCCAGCATCTCATCGTGTAGCGCTTGAGTTCTCTTAACGACTAATTGCTTCACTCGTAAATGGTGTAAGTAACCTATAAATAGTCCGATGAAAATGGCAATCGCCCAGGGAGTTGCATCTTGTAGCAACCGAGTCCAGTTGGTGACGAATGGCCATCGCTTCAGTTTTTTCAATAATTCAAATACATGGCTGTCTTTCACAGGAACAGTCCAGTATTGGTATTTACCTGCAGAAGCTGCTTCATCTGAATTTTGTATACTCAATAAGGATTGAGCAATGATTTTGGCAGTTTCATGGTCGGTTTTACCCACCTTTGAAAAAGTATAATAAGGATATAACTCACTTGATACTTGGCAATGATAGTCTGAATAACTTCGGGGAAAAACCACCTGTAACTGTTCTGCAAGTTGAGGGTTATCTTGTATCGCAGCCTCTAATACACAGCTTGGTAAAATGGCGACATCGGCTTGATTATCGACTATGTATTGCAGTAACTTTCGCTGCGGAAAACCAACAAATTTTAACTGTTCAATATCTTTCTGTGGGTTGATACCTAGTTCTATTAACTGGCCCGCCATAATCTGAAAACCACCAAAAGCATTAAGATCTGTGGAAATGACCCTCATAGTGGTGATGTCTTGTATTTTTTTAATATTACTGTCTTTACGGGTAATTAAACTGGAGCCAATAGCATGCTCTGGATAGTCACTATTTTGCGGTAACAAGCTTAATAAATTACTGACTCCGTAGTCTTTTTTGAATGCGACAGTGATGAGGGCATTACTAATAATGAAATCTAATTGCTCATTCGCAACTTGTTGTACCATTTCATTGGGTGTTAAGGGGACTAAAACAAGATTTAGGCTTGTTTGAGTCGCAACATAATCAAGTGTGGGCTGCCAACGATTTAAAACAGTATTTCGAGAGTTAAAGTTAAGCACACCAATTCTAAATATTTTTTTTGGTGCCTCTAAGGTAGAAGTTGATGTTGTCGTGTTTGTGAAAGCTGAGCTGTCATTAGTGCTTTCTGGTAACGCGAAAGCGCTGAAAGCTATAAGACTCATCAACATAGCTAAAGTGGCATAAAAAGATTTAATCATTTATCACCCAATTAAATAGAATCATTCTATTATGTACTAGAGTACAAAAAATAATAATTTAATTATAGAGTAAAGTGATCTAATACACATAATGAATACCATTGCGGTTTTCCGCAATGGTATTAAAACTTCATATATGCTGTGTGATTATATTTGTTATTTATGTGCGTGCAATGGTTTGGTTGAGTTGTTATTTACTCACACTATTAAAGTTGTCTGACTTTATTTTATTTCCTTCTTCATCTAAATACCAAACAGCTTCAATAAAGCTGTTGTTATTGACATATTCTATAGCTTCTTCTAAAGGCATTAAAAATAATGTTGTCGAAAGTACATCAGCAAATATTTGATTGCCTTTTAAAACAACCGTGGTTGCTACCCCTTCAGGTTTGGGATAATTAGTTTTAGGATCAATTAAGTGATGATATTGTTTTCCGTTGACCTCAAAGTAACGCAAGTAGTTACCACTGGAAACTACGGTGATATTTTGTCCGGTAATTAGCTCATGGTACTGACCTTCAAAAGATGCACATTGCGGCAATTGGTATTGAGACTTTTTACATAGAGGGTCTTCTATGGCGGTTACAAATTGACGGTTTTCAGGGTGTAAGCCTAAATGTCTAATATTCCCACCCGCATTAATCATAAATTGGCTTGCGCCATCTAGTCTAAGTTGAGTAAACACTTTTTCGGTCATCCAGCCTTTAGCTATACCGCCTAAATCAAGGCTCATACCTGGCTTGATTACTATCGTTTTCTTGTCTGGATTATAATTTATTTGTTTAATATCAGTAAACTGTGAGGCATTGTCTAATGCGTTTTTAGTTGGGATAGAACAATCCTTCCCCTGATTTTTATCGCATTCAAAGCGCTTTTGACGCCATAAGTCAATAACGGGAGAAAGGGCAATATTAAAGTAACCATGGCTTTTTTCGTGCCAATCAATACTAGAAGCAATCAATTGAGAAAGTTGCGGGTCGATATGGTGCACTACATTAGGTGTGTTGTTAATTGTCTTAATATTTGTGACATGTGGATAGGTGGAATAGTTAGATGCTAGGTAGTGGTACTCTTGAATGACATTTAATGCATTACACAGCACTTGCTTTTCAGTTCCCTGTGGAAGATTAAATACGTCAATACTAATTGTTGTACCAAAATACTTGACCGTATGCAGTGTTGCTAGATTATCAGTAACAGTGATCATGGCATTGCTATCGCACTGATAAAACTCATTACGTATTTCATCTGAATATTTAGCAGCTATTTTGTCGGTAATTGATATGGCTTCATTTAAAATTTGTGAAGCACCAGTTGAATAACAAATATTGCTAGTGAGTAATCCACTTAATAATACTAATTTAAATATATTCATTTTATTTGCCGAAAATTGTTGCTTACTTCTATTGCGAGTGAAATAAACAAGGTGGTTATTACTTAAAAACTGTTAACTTGATCATAACTCTAAATTTTATTGATTAAACCTGCGGTTTTCCGCAATTGTCGTAATTTTTTATAAGAATATGCTGTATGTCATTAAATAAATGTTGAAGGCATTAGAAATGATAAATAGCAAAAGTTTTAAGAAGAGTTTTATTTATAGCGCAATCAGTCTTGCTTCATTAATGACGTTAGGCTGTGCAACATCAACACCTCAAGGTAAATATGTTGATGGTGTTCATGATGTACAAGCTAAGGGCAAAAAGAGTCAAATTGTTCTAGAAGTACATGTTAGTAATGGCAATATTACAGATATAAAAACCAAATCTCATAACGAAACTGAGTCTCTTTTCTTAAATGCTGAACGCTTACTGACAAAGGTGGTTGCAAACAATGGCCATGAAGGTATTGATGCTGTTTCAGGTGCAACCTACTCATCAAACGGCATTCTTGAAGCAATCAATAAACTTCCTAGAGCTGATGGCTCGACGCCAGCATATGAATCTGTCGGTTCTAAAGATGAGTCTGCTAACGATGACTTTAAACTCAAGTGGTCGATTCAGCCTAAGCTGGGCTTAATCAGTGGTGACTATTACTACGAAGAAGCACGTTTCCGTCAAGGTCATATGGGGAGCATGACGATCGTAACCAGTTCAGCTGATAAGAATGATGTCATTCTAGCTGAGTTTCAGGAGAGCGGTCGTCCTAACTACTACACCCGTATGTACCAAGATGTACCTAAGCGTATGTCTGAGTACAACTTCTCAATGGGTAAGAAAAAAGGTACTGCTTGGGTTCAGTCTGCATTGACCATGGAAAAAATGATGGTTGAACAAGACAAGTTAACCTTCGAATTAAACCCAGATTACGACCCTAAATTAGCTAATAAACTTAAGCAACCTAACCGTTTAAAGTATCAGGGTATTGATATTGTTGCAGGTGCATCTAACAGTATTCAGCAATCTATGATCCCGCTTACAGCTAAGATTTATGACCAAATTCAAGCGCAAAGTAGCCATTACAAGTTCTATCAGCATTCTGAAAAACTGTTGGATAAAAAAGGTCAATGGACTGGCGTAACAGCAATGCTTCGTTTAGTGGTAGATACCAATACTAAGCAAATTGTAAAAGGCCACTTTGATGAAATCTTTGCAGATGAAAAAGCGCAAATTAAAGATGCATCATTGAAGAAGTTTTACCGCCAGTCTAAATACGATTCAATTAATTATGTAGAGCCTGCGCGTATTGGTTTTAACGTGATGATAGATGGATTGAATGCGCATTTACAGCAAGGCGGTTCGCTATTTGATATCAATGACCTTCCAGCAACCGGTGACTCAGGAAGCTATGCTTCAACTGGCTTTACTAAGCGTTCTAATTCTTGGGATATATATCTAAGTCAAGCTGACATTCTATACAAACAAATGCGTGCTGATGACGTGATTGTAGAACACAAAAAACCGTAATTTATTGAGATGACGGTTCTACAATCAATGGTCAGGATCGTCATGTCTTTTCAAAATCGATGAAGAGAGATGCAAGATGAAAAAATGTGTATTAACAGCAGTAGCAATGGGTGTTCTTAGTTCGCCTGTTATGGCAGCAGATAGTTTTACTGATAGTCTAGATGTATATGGTCGTATTGACTATTCAATCACTAACTCAGACAGTGGTAGCGCCACTCATAACGGTAAAAGTGGCACAGTTTTAGAAAATAACTGGAGTCGTTTAGGGATAAAAGGCAGTACCGCGCTTAATCAAGATTTTAGTGTTTTTTATCAAATAGAAGTGGGTGTTAATGGTGGTTCTCAAGATAAAGGCAGCAATCCTTTTTCTTCTCGACCAACATTTTTAGGGATTAAACATTCATCATTTGGCCAACTTTCAGCAGGTCGTATTGACCCTGTATTTAAAATGGCCAAAGGTACAGCAGATGCTATGGACATGTATTCAATGAAGCATGACCGCCTATTTGCTGGTGATAAGCGTTGGGGCGACTCGCTTTTATATAGAACTGCAAAATGGAATAACCTGCAGTTTGGTGCGAGTTACATCATGGAGGACAATTACTATGAAGAAGGCGATATTCGTCGTGATAATGGTAATTACCAAGCTGTAGTAACCTATGGTGACAAGCATTTTAAAAGCAGTAACTTGTATCTAGCTGCTGCATATACCGATGGTGTTGAAGATATCAAAGGCTTCCGTGGTGTTGTGCAATACAAAATTAATAACTTAATGTTGGGGTCGATTTACCAAACATCTGAGTTAGTTAATCCAAATAAAGTTAACTGGGAACAACGTGATGGTGCGGGTTTTATTATCAGTGCTAAATACCAAATTGATAAGCTATTGCTTAAAGCGCAATACGGAACTGATGACTCTGGTACGGGTAAGATTGCAGGCCGAGTTTATGACTCATTAGGTGAAGCTGCTGATATTGTGCCAGAAGTAAGCCAATGGGCGATTGGCGCTGAATATCGCATTTCAAAATCGACGCGAGTTCATACAGAAATAGGTGAATTTGATGTGAAACAATACTCTGATTTTGATGACAGAATTGTCAGTATTGGTTTGCGTTACGATTTTTAAATCGTAATATATTCATTACTCCTCCCTTGTTCCACTCTCTTGCGCATAAGGATGTGTGCATTTACATTTTGACTCTTCTTTAAGCGCCTTATAAATTCATTATATTGCTGTGTGCTAGATAACGTTAAATTAATCAAAACACAGTATAATTATGGTGAATTAACAATAGGTGGATCTTAACGTGCTGACACAAATTTTAGTC
This window of the Shewanella goraebulensis genome carries:
- a CDS encoding sensor histidine kinase, whose protein sequence is MIKSFYATLAMLMSLIAFSAFALPESTNDSSAFTNTTTSTSTLEAPKKIFRIGVLNFNSRNTVLNRWQPTLDYVATQTSLNLVLVPLTPNEMVQQVANEQLDFIISNALITVAFKKDYGVSNLLSLLPQNSDYPEHAIGSSLITRKDSNIKKIQDITTMRVISTDLNAFGGFQIMAGQLIELGINPQKDIEQLKFVGFPQRKLLQYIVDNQADVAILPSCVLEAAIQDNPQLAEQLQVVFPRSYSDYHCQVSSELYPYYTFSKVGKTDHETAKIIAQSLLSIQNSDEAASAGKYQYWTVPVKDSHVFELLKKLKRWPFVTNWTRLLQDATPWAIAIFIGLFIGYLHHLRVKQLVVKRTQALHDEMLEHKATQKALFEQQQQFYRAQRVLLTGEMASGIAHELNQPLAGIRYLTQGCIYRLDEQQTELHTALNKTIEQVDRAQSTIKKFRQFCHQPSVYQQCSLAELISDTLNLMKPDFNRLKLQPKLSLDNVTINADASLLQQVLVNLIRNALDAMENSHSPQLLINVTEVNEQAQLIIMDNGIGLSEAKLERLFFPFETSKPHGLGLGMVVCKRICEEHGGKIKAVNNIDVAESAHDYGINVTQHAMLYSTGLTIIINIPIQRQNHV
- a CDS encoding FAD:protein FMN transferase, translated to MNIFKLVLLSGLLTSNICYSTGASQILNEAISITDKIAAKYSDEIRNEFYQCDSNAMITVTDNLATLHTVKYFGTTISIDVFNLPQGTEKQVLCNALNVIQEYHYLASNYSTYPHVTNIKTINNTPNVVHHIDPQLSQLIASSIDWHEKSHGYFNIALSPVIDLWRQKRFECDKNQGKDCSIPTKNALDNASQFTDIKQINYNPDKKTIVIKPGMSLDLGGIAKGWMTEKVFTQLRLDGASQFMINAGGNIRHLGLHPENRQFVTAIEDPLCKKSQYQLPQCASFEGQYHELITGQNITVVSSGNYLRYFEVNGKQYHHLIDPKTNYPKPEGVATTVVLKGNQIFADVLSTTLFLMPLEEAIEYVNNNSFIEAVWYLDEEGNKIKSDNFNSVSK
- a CDS encoding FMN-binding protein codes for the protein MINSKSFKKSFIYSAISLASLMTLGCATSTPQGKYVDGVHDVQAKGKKSQIVLEVHVSNGNITDIKTKSHNETESLFLNAERLLTKVVANNGHEGIDAVSGATYSSNGILEAINKLPRADGSTPAYESVGSKDESANDDFKLKWSIQPKLGLISGDYYYEEARFRQGHMGSMTIVTSSADKNDVILAEFQESGRPNYYTRMYQDVPKRMSEYNFSMGKKKGTAWVQSALTMEKMMVEQDKLTFELNPDYDPKLANKLKQPNRLKYQGIDIVAGASNSIQQSMIPLTAKIYDQIQAQSSHYKFYQHSEKLLDKKGQWTGVTAMLRLVVDTNTKQIVKGHFDEIFADEKAQIKDASLKKFYRQSKYDSINYVEPARIGFNVMIDGLNAHLQQGGSLFDINDLPATGDSGSYASTGFTKRSNSWDIYLSQADILYKQMRADDVIVEHKKP
- a CDS encoding porin — encoded protein: MKKCVLTAVAMGVLSSPVMAADSFTDSLDVYGRIDYSITNSDSGSATHNGKSGTVLENNWSRLGIKGSTALNQDFSVFYQIEVGVNGGSQDKGSNPFSSRPTFLGIKHSSFGQLSAGRIDPVFKMAKGTADAMDMYSMKHDRLFAGDKRWGDSLLYRTAKWNNLQFGASYIMEDNYYEEGDIRRDNGNYQAVVTYGDKHFKSSNLYLAAAYTDGVEDIKGFRGVVQYKINNLMLGSIYQTSELVNPNKVNWEQRDGAGFIISAKYQIDKLLLKAQYGTDDSGTGKIAGRVYDSLGEAADIVPEVSQWAIGAEYRISKSTRVHTEIGEFDVKQYSDFDDRIVSIGLRYDF